A region from the Capra hircus breed San Clemente chromosome 9, ASM170441v1, whole genome shotgun sequence genome encodes:
- the LOC102191525 gene encoding eukaryotic translation initiation factor 3 subunit J, with protein MNPSSRDDLTEFGKLLKDKITQYEKSLYYADFLEALVRDVCISLEIDDLKKITNSLTVLCSEKQKQEKQSQAKKKKKGVVPGGGLKATMKDDLADYGGYDGGYAQDYEDFI; from the coding sequence ATGAACCCATCCTCAAGAGATGACTTAACAGAGTTTGGAAAGTTACTAAAAGATAAAATTACACAATATGAAAAGTCACTATATTACGCCGATTTTTTGGAAGCCTTAGTTCGAGACGTTTGTATTTCATTGGAAATTGATGACTTGAAAAAGATTACCAATTCATTGACTGTGCTCTGCAGTGAAaaacagaagcaagaaaagcaaagccaagccaaaaagaagaagaaaggtgtGGTTCCTGGAGGGGGTTTAAAGGCCACCATGAAAGATGATCTGGCAGATTATGGCGGTTACGACGGCGGATACGCACAAGACTACGAAGACTTCATCTGA